One Candidatus Lernaella stagnicola DNA window includes the following coding sequences:
- a CDS encoding electron transfer flavoprotein subunit alpha/FixB family protein — translation MSNVLVLAELRGTEPKKITLEMLSAAKKIAAGTGGQVLACAIGSGLAGLGAKLGAYGAEKVFIADGVDKYNTEIWAEILANLIKQENPSVVLIGATALGRDLAPRVAVKVDAGLASDIVDFKMDGANFIAKRPVFAGKAFCDVAFSGIAVATVRPNTLPVEENAGAGEEAALATDAAAPKAQITEIIAGESGKLDLTEADCIVSGGRGMKSDENFKLLDDLADVIGATVGASRAAVDAGYAQHSMQVGQTGKVVNPTLYIACGISGAIQHLAGMRTSKVIVAINKDEEAPIFQVADYGIVADLFEALPIMTEELKKITA, via the coding sequence ATGTCGAACGTTCTGGTTTTGGCTGAGCTCCGGGGGACGGAGCCTAAGAAGATTACCCTTGAAATGCTGTCCGCCGCGAAAAAGATCGCCGCGGGCACCGGCGGCCAGGTCTTGGCCTGCGCCATCGGTAGTGGCCTGGCCGGCCTCGGCGCCAAATTGGGCGCGTACGGCGCGGAGAAGGTTTTCATCGCCGACGGCGTGGACAAATACAACACTGAAATTTGGGCTGAAATCCTGGCCAATTTGATCAAACAGGAAAACCCGAGCGTGGTGCTCATCGGCGCCACCGCATTGGGTCGGGACCTCGCGCCCCGCGTGGCCGTCAAGGTCGACGCCGGGCTGGCCAGCGATATCGTCGATTTCAAGATGGACGGCGCGAACTTCATCGCCAAACGGCCTGTGTTCGCCGGTAAAGCGTTTTGTGACGTCGCCTTTTCCGGTATCGCCGTGGCCACGGTTCGCCCCAATACGCTCCCGGTGGAAGAAAACGCCGGTGCCGGGGAAGAGGCCGCGCTCGCGACCGACGCGGCTGCGCCCAAGGCTCAGATCACCGAAATTATCGCCGGGGAGAGCGGCAAGCTCGACCTGACCGAAGCCGATTGCATCGTCAGTGGCGGCCGCGGCATGAAGAGCGACGAGAACTTCAAGCTTCTCGACGATCTCGCCGACGTCATCGGCGCCACGGTCGGCGCGTCGCGCGCGGCAGTGGATGCGGGTTACGCACAGCACTCGATGCAGGTGGGGCAGACCGGCAAGGTCGTCAATCCGACTTTGTATATTGCCTGCGGCATCAGTGGCGCGATTCAGCACCTGGCCGGCATGCGGACGTCCAAAGTGATCGTTGCGATCAACAAGGACGAAGAAGCGCCGATTTTCCAAGTTGCCGATTACGGCATCGTGGCCGACCTTTTTGAGGCCTTGCCGATCATGACTGAGGAACTCAAGAAAATCACGGCGTAA
- a CDS encoding electron transfer flavoprotein subunit beta/FixA family protein gives MNIVVLCKQAPDTESKIKLLGDASNIDLEGIKWVLNPYDEYAVEEALKLKEAGKAAKVTVLSVGPKRSEEAIRTALAMGADDAVHVEDDSIYGADSFVVAKALANALKELDFGLILCGKQAVDDDMAAVPQMVAELLGIGQVTVIRKVEVEGDSITAHRDIEGGAKEVVQGAAPMILAATKGLNEPRYASLPGIMKAKRKPLAKKSLADVGVSAADAKTKIVAWTLPAPRQAGKIFKGTADDLAQRVAEVVKLLREEAKVV, from the coding sequence GTGAACATTGTGGTCTTGTGCAAACAAGCGCCGGATACCGAGAGCAAAATCAAACTGCTCGGTGACGCCAGCAACATCGACCTCGAGGGCATCAAGTGGGTCCTGAATCCCTACGACGAATATGCCGTCGAAGAAGCCCTCAAATTGAAGGAAGCGGGCAAAGCGGCCAAAGTAACGGTCTTGTCCGTCGGCCCGAAACGCTCCGAAGAGGCGATCCGAACCGCCTTGGCGATGGGTGCCGATGACGCCGTGCACGTCGAGGACGACAGCATTTACGGCGCCGACTCGTTCGTCGTGGCTAAAGCGCTCGCCAACGCGCTCAAAGAGTTAGACTTCGGCCTGATCCTGTGCGGCAAGCAAGCCGTCGACGACGATATGGCCGCCGTGCCGCAAATGGTTGCCGAACTGCTCGGCATCGGCCAGGTAACGGTCATTCGCAAAGTGGAAGTCGAAGGCGACAGCATTACCGCGCACCGTGACATCGAAGGTGGCGCCAAAGAAGTAGTGCAGGGCGCCGCGCCGATGATTCTGGCCGCGACCAAGGGCTTGAACGAGCCCCGCTACGCCAGCCTGCCCGGCATCATGAAAGCCAAACGCAAACCTCTGGCCAAGAAATCCCTGGCCGATGTGGGCGTGAGCGCTGCTGATGCCAAAACGAAGATCGTGGCTTGGACGCTACCGGCGCCCCGCCAAGCGGGCAAAATCTTCAAGGGCACGGCCGACGATCTGGCGCAACGCGTGGCCGAAGTCGTCAAGCTTCTTCGCGAAGAAGCGAAGGTGGTTTAA